In a single window of the Acinetobacter tibetensis genome:
- a CDS encoding alanine/glycine:cation symporter family protein: MSAAEIVDWVNSIIWSKALIYLCLGAGLFFSILTRFVQVRQMKEMARLLFSGSSSEQGISSFQALAVSLSGRVGVGNIAGVAAAIGFGGPGAVFWMWLVAFLGASTAYVESTLGQIYKVEYQGQYRGGPAFYFDKGLGQRWLGILFAIAAIISCGLFLPGIQANAVGNAFTQITGEGSIIFGNLGAYKLLALVVILTLLAIIIFGGIKRIARFAEFVVPFMAAGYILMALVIVGMNIHELPGVIKLIFADAFSPMAGLGAAIGWGVKRGVYSNEAGQGTGPHAAAAAEVQHPAQQGFVQAFSVYVDTLFVCSATAFMILITGMYNVQGTLEAGQFIVQNVAATVEIGSPAFTQMAVSTVFGGFGQIFVALAVFFFAFTTIVAYYYIAETNIAYLSYITKTPSLLFITKCFIMISVAYGVISATGYIWGIGDIGVGLMAWINIIGIIVTYFIWKPTMKALKDYEQQQKAGVTEYTFDPVKLGIRNATYWEERLKKKQNNQ, translated from the coding sequence ATGAGTGCAGCAGAAATTGTTGATTGGGTTAATAGTATTATTTGGAGCAAAGCTCTCATCTATTTGTGTTTAGGGGCAGGTTTATTCTTCTCTATTCTGACGCGCTTTGTTCAAGTTCGCCAAATGAAAGAGATGGCAAGATTATTATTTTCAGGATCTTCTTCAGAGCAGGGGATTTCATCGTTTCAAGCATTAGCCGTTTCACTTTCGGGGCGTGTGGGTGTTGGTAATATTGCAGGGGTAGCGGCAGCAATTGGTTTTGGTGGTCCAGGTGCCGTGTTTTGGATGTGGCTCGTGGCTTTCTTAGGGGCAAGTACAGCTTACGTAGAATCTACTTTGGGTCAAATTTATAAGGTGGAATACCAAGGTCAGTATCGTGGTGGACCTGCTTTTTATTTTGATAAAGGTTTAGGGCAACGCTGGTTGGGTATTTTATTCGCTATTGCAGCGATTATATCTTGTGGTTTATTTCTACCTGGTATTCAAGCCAATGCGGTCGGGAATGCCTTCACCCAAATTACAGGTGAAGGTTCTATCATTTTTGGTAACTTAGGAGCTTATAAGTTATTGGCTTTGGTGGTGATTCTGACTTTATTGGCCATCATCATTTTTGGTGGTATTAAACGTATTGCGCGTTTTGCTGAGTTTGTTGTGCCATTCATGGCGGCAGGCTACATTTTAATGGCGCTCGTAATTGTCGGAATGAATATTCACGAACTTCCGGGGGTGATTAAACTAATCTTTGCTGATGCGTTCTCTCCAATGGCAGGACTGGGTGCAGCCATTGGTTGGGGTGTTAAACGTGGTGTTTATTCTAACGAAGCAGGTCAGGGTACAGGTCCGCACGCAGCGGCGGCAGCAGAAGTGCAACACCCTGCACAACAAGGTTTTGTACAAGCATTTTCTGTGTATGTCGATACCTTATTTGTTTGTTCTGCAACGGCATTCATGATTCTGATTACTGGTATGTATAACGTACAAGGTACTTTAGAAGCGGGTCAATTTATTGTTCAAAACGTGGCTGCCACTGTTGAAATTGGTTCTCCAGCATTTACCCAAATGGCAGTAAGCACGGTATTCGGTGGCTTTGGTCAAATCTTTGTGGCTTTAGCGGTGTTCTTCTTTGCTTTTACCACGATTGTTGCCTACTACTATATTGCAGAAACCAACATTGCTTATTTGAGCTATATCACCAAAACACCTTCACTATTATTCATCACCAAGTGTTTCATCATGATTTCGGTTGCTTATGGTGTGATCAGTGCGACAGGTTATATCTGGGGCATTGGTGATATTGGTGTAGGTTTAATGGCGTGGATTAACATTATTGGTATTATTGTGACCTACTTTATCTGGAAACCAACCATGAAAGCGTTGAAAGATTACGAGCAGCAGCAAAAAGCAGGGGTAACAGAATATACCTTCGATCCTGTGAAACTCGGCATTCGTAATGCAACTTATTGGGAAGAGCGTTTAAAGAAAAAACAGAACAACCAATAG
- the radA gene encoding DNA repair protein RadA, whose amino-acid sequence MAKIKTVYRCEQCGADHSKWAGQCIECGEWNSLVEVRIEPVVTHRAQPKIGGGYAGQAASITTLNQVSVSHETRLATGIGEFDRVLGGGLVTGSVVLIGGDPGIGKSTILLQTATYMAAAKSSALYVTGEESLSQVALRAQRLDLPTDQLKVMAETCVERICEVLAQERPAVAILDSIQTLYTETLQSAPGGVSQIRESAALLTRFAKNSGTALFLVGHVTKEGALAGPRVLEHMVDCVLYFEGQSDSRYRMIRAVKNRFGAVNELGVFGMTDKGLREVANPSAIFLSRYDEAIPGSIVMISREGTRPLLVEVQALVDDAHGQPRRVALGLEQNRLNMLLAVMHRHGGVQTSGQDVYVNVVGGLKITETGSDLAVLLACASSLRGKALPQQLAVFGEVGLSGEIRPVPNGQERLKEAIKHGFKYIIVPRANAPQKTIAGVQIIAVARLHEALTEAMNLSE is encoded by the coding sequence ATGGCAAAAATTAAAACTGTATATCGCTGCGAACAATGTGGCGCAGACCATTCTAAATGGGCTGGACAATGTATTGAATGTGGCGAATGGAACAGTCTGGTCGAAGTCCGTATTGAACCTGTGGTGACGCATCGTGCCCAACCTAAAATAGGCGGAGGTTATGCAGGACAGGCAGCCAGTATCACGACTTTAAATCAGGTCTCAGTTTCACATGAAACCCGTCTTGCAACAGGGATTGGCGAGTTTGACCGCGTACTCGGTGGCGGGTTGGTAACAGGTTCTGTGGTGTTGATTGGTGGTGATCCCGGCATTGGTAAATCAACCATTCTCTTACAGACAGCAACTTACATGGCGGCTGCTAAAAGTTCTGCGCTTTATGTTACAGGCGAAGAATCACTATCGCAGGTTGCACTGCGTGCACAACGTCTAGATTTGCCCACCGACCAATTAAAAGTCATGGCAGAAACCTGTGTAGAACGCATTTGTGAAGTTTTAGCACAAGAACGTCCTGCTGTTGCCATTCTCGATTCTATTCAAACCCTTTACACAGAAACCTTACAATCTGCCCCGGGTGGAGTCTCGCAAATTCGAGAATCGGCGGCATTACTCACACGTTTTGCCAAAAATAGTGGCACCGCACTCTTTCTTGTCGGTCATGTGACTAAAGAAGGTGCCTTGGCAGGTCCACGTGTGCTTGAACATATGGTCGATTGTGTTCTGTACTTTGAAGGACAATCCGACTCACGTTATCGCATGATTCGTGCAGTTAAAAACCGTTTTGGTGCAGTAAATGAATTGGGGGTTTTCGGCATGACCGATAAAGGTCTACGTGAGGTCGCCAATCCTTCGGCTATTTTCCTGAGTCGCTATGACGAAGCCATTCCAGGTTCAATTGTGATGATCAGTCGTGAAGGTACACGTCCGCTGTTGGTTGAAGTCCAAGCGTTGGTCGATGATGCACATGGACAACCGCGCCGTGTTGCCTTGGGTTTAGAGCAAAACCGCTTAAATATGTTGCTCGCAGTGATGCATCGTCATGGTGGTGTACAAACCTCTGGGCAAGATGTCTATGTCAATGTCGTGGGTGGTTTGAAAATTACCGAAACAGGCTCAGACTTAGCCGTTCTACTCGCTTGTGCTTCTAGTTTAAGAGGTAAAGCATTACCACAACAATTGGCTGTCTTTGGTGAAGTTGGATTATCTGGTGAAATTCGCCCCGTACCTAACGGTCAAGAACGTTTGAAAGAAGCCATTAAACATGGCTTTAAATACATTATTGTGCCGCGCGCCAATGCACCACAAAAAACCATTGCAGGCGTACAGATTATTGCGGTAGCACGACTACATGAAGCATTAACCGAAGCGATGAATCTATCAGAATAG
- a CDS encoding Tim44 domain-containing protein, with protein MEVRQRSLVAGILAATLLVAPLAEAKRAGGGKSHGMSRSATPTQSYQQPRQATPAQQPVAPATAPQKSGPGVGSMVAAGVAGAAIGAVAANALADDNTASQATAAEEEKGGIPSWIWILLAAAGAFFIFRKMGAKKKLTSTNPYAPNNGGQAASPFGQAPAAPRASTDNTNIFGQSVAGGAATQAPVNTAPFGSAYTNSGSQLPDGTEPAAFLRIARQRFNHIQSMNTASNIEEIRRYLTPDLYQSMYNDIMTNRDQDVAEFSNLNAMVTDSATENGQYVVSVRFTGTVSEDLNSLPQPFAEIWHFVKPAGSTQDWLVAGIQQA; from the coding sequence ATGGAAGTTCGACAGCGTAGTTTAGTTGCAGGTATTTTAGCAGCGACGTTATTGGTAGCACCTTTGGCTGAGGCAAAACGTGCGGGTGGTGGTAAAAGTCATGGCATGAGCCGTTCTGCCACACCAACCCAGTCTTATCAACAACCTCGTCAAGCGACACCTGCACAACAACCTGTTGCCCCTGCAACTGCACCACAAAAGTCTGGTCCAGGTGTAGGTAGTATGGTCGCCGCGGGTGTTGCGGGTGCTGCTATTGGTGCTGTTGCTGCAAATGCACTTGCAGATGACAATACAGCAAGCCAAGCTACAGCCGCTGAAGAGGAAAAAGGTGGAATTCCGAGTTGGATCTGGATATTACTCGCTGCTGCTGGTGCCTTCTTCATTTTCCGCAAGATGGGCGCAAAAAAAAAATTAACATCCACTAACCCGTATGCACCAAATAATGGCGGTCAAGCTGCATCGCCATTTGGTCAAGCACCTGCGGCACCACGCGCATCTACTGACAATACCAACATTTTTGGTCAATCTGTAGCTGGCGGTGCTGCAACTCAAGCGCCAGTCAATACCGCACCCTTTGGTTCAGCCTACACCAACAGTGGTAGTCAACTCCCTGATGGTACAGAACCTGCTGCGTTCTTACGTATTGCACGTCAGCGCTTTAATCATATTCAGTCTATGAATACCGCAAGTAACATTGAAGAAATCCGTCGTTACCTCACGCCAGATTTATATCAATCAATGTATAACGACATTATGACCAACCGTGATCAAGATGTTGCTGAGTTCTCTAACTTAAATGCAATGGTTACAGATTCTGCAACTGAAAATGGTCAATATGTTGTAAGTGTTCGCTTTACAGGTACAGTCAGTGAAGACCTCAATAGTTTGCCGCAACCATTTGCCGAAATCTGGCATTTTGTTAAACCTGCGGGTTCAACCCAAGATTGGCTGGTTGCTGGTATTCAGCAGGCTTAA
- the tehB gene encoding SAM-dependent methyltransferase TehB, producing the protein MQPLLCYKTLPIWKHDTIPQAFQQAHNTKQGTWAKLNILKGELDFAMLNEQGEILSELHFSPTKQPPLIEPQAWHRIVAFSPDIECQLSFYCQANQLFTQKYQLTPTHSEILAALPHLQGGKALDVGCGSGRNALFLAQHDFEVDAWDVNVQSMQRLEQIITAEQIHQVHTQLRDLNENQQIQDQYDFIYCTVVMMFLQAHTIPPLIAQMQQATKSGGYNLIVCAMDSEDYPVQSDFPFSFKTGELKAYYESWTILKYNENVGELHRTDEQGQRIKQRFATIFAQKI; encoded by the coding sequence ATGCAACCACTGCTTTGCTATAAAACACTTCCCATTTGGAAGCATGACACCATTCCACAAGCATTTCAGCAAGCTCACAATACCAAACAAGGTACATGGGCAAAACTCAATATTTTAAAAGGCGAATTAGACTTCGCCATGCTGAATGAACAAGGAGAAATCCTTTCTGAACTTCATTTTAGCCCAACCAAACAACCACCGCTCATTGAACCACAAGCTTGGCATCGTATTGTGGCATTCAGTCCTGATATTGAATGCCAACTCAGTTTCTATTGCCAAGCCAATCAATTATTCACTCAAAAATATCAACTTACGCCGACCCATTCCGAAATTTTAGCAGCCCTTCCACATCTTCAAGGTGGCAAAGCACTTGATGTAGGCTGTGGTTCAGGGCGTAATGCACTTTTTTTGGCTCAGCATGACTTTGAAGTTGATGCATGGGACGTAAATGTACAAAGCATGCAACGCTTGGAACAAATAATTACGGCTGAGCAAATACATCAGGTTCATACCCAACTCCGTGATTTAAACGAAAATCAGCAGATTCAAGATCAATATGATTTTATCTATTGCACCGTGGTGATGATGTTTTTACAAGCACATACCATTCCACCACTCATCGCACAAATGCAGCAAGCGACTAAGTCTGGCGGTTATAACTTGATTGTATGTGCGATGGACAGTGAAGATTATCCAGTGCAGTCCGACTTTCCTTTTAGCTTTAAGACGGGTGAGCTGAAAGCATATTATGAAAGTTGGACCATCCTTAAATACAATGAAAATGTTGGTGAACTACACCGTACAGATGAACAAGGACAACGCATTAAACAGCGCTTTGCCACGATTTTTGCACAAAAAATCTAA
- the cysN gene encoding sulfate adenylyltransferase subunit CysN — MSHQSELISQDILAYLKQHENKDLLRFLTCGNVDDGKSTLIGRLLYDSKLIYEDQLQAVTRDSKKVGTTGDAPDLALLVDGLQAEREQGITIDVAYRYFSTEKRKFIIADTPGHEQYTRNMATGASTCDLAIILIDARYGVQTQTRRHTYIASLLGIKNIIVAINKMDLVEFSETRFNEIQAEYGNFVSQLGDRKPSNIIFTPISALNGDNVVNVSEHTPWYKGETLMGTLESVQINRDTAKRDFRFPVQYVNRPNLDFRGFAGTIALGEINVGDKVVALPSGKSSTVKEIVTFDGNLEHAFAGQAVTLTLNDEIDVSRGNMLVRADQGVPAISLSIKATVVWMADQPLVIGKLYNLKVGTQTVPAKVTAINFRTNVNTLEQMQVDHLDLNAIANVTVEFDAPVVFDRYQDSRYTGSFIFIDRLNNVTIGAGMVEESVEWSAHANPVSAEDRAARLGQKPAVVTVTAKALEQAQILESLLIQQGVVAIAKAGLTSEQVALLRETGVVVITDLADATDVRFTAEQVEELAEQIVKLVRL, encoded by the coding sequence ATGTCTCATCAATCTGAACTGATTAGCCAAGACATCTTGGCATATTTGAAACAACACGAAAATAAAGACTTATTACGCTTTTTGACTTGCGGTAATGTCGATGATGGTAAAAGTACTTTAATCGGTCGTTTACTTTATGATTCAAAATTGATCTATGAAGATCAATTGCAAGCCGTGACGCGTGACTCTAAAAAAGTGGGGACAACAGGCGATGCACCTGACTTGGCACTTCTTGTAGATGGTTTACAAGCAGAACGTGAGCAGGGGATTACCATTGATGTAGCCTATCGTTATTTCTCCACTGAAAAACGTAAGTTCATCATTGCCGATACTCCGGGGCATGAGCAATATACCCGTAACATGGCAACAGGTGCGTCTACTTGTGACCTTGCGATCATTTTGATTGATGCGCGTTATGGCGTACAAACACAAACACGTCGTCACACGTATATTGCAAGCTTGTTGGGTATTAAGAACATTATTGTTGCGATCAACAAAATGGACTTGGTTGAATTCTCTGAAACCCGTTTCAATGAAATTCAAGCGGAATATGGCAACTTCGTCAGCCAATTGGGTGACCGTAAGCCAAGCAACATCATCTTTACGCCTATTTCTGCATTGAATGGCGATAACGTGGTGAATGTTTCGGAACACACACCGTGGTACAAAGGCGAAACCCTAATGGGTACGCTGGAGTCGGTACAAATTAACCGTGATACCGCGAAGCGTGATTTCCGTTTCCCTGTGCAATATGTAAACCGTCCGAATCTCGACTTCCGTGGTTTTGCGGGAACGATTGCCCTTGGTGAAATTAATGTGGGCGATAAAGTTGTTGCTTTACCATCAGGTAAGTCTTCAACGGTTAAGGAAATCGTGACTTTTGATGGCAACCTTGAACATGCATTTGCAGGTCAAGCGGTGACATTAACGCTAAACGATGAAATTGATGTATCCCGCGGTAATATGTTGGTGCGTGCGGATCAGGGTGTTCCTGCAATTTCTCTTTCTATAAAAGCGACTGTGGTATGGATGGCGGATCAACCGCTGGTGATTGGCAAGTTGTATAACTTAAAAGTGGGTACGCAAACTGTTCCTGCCAAAGTGACTGCCATTAATTTCCGTACGAACGTGAACACACTTGAGCAAATGCAAGTGGATCATCTTGATCTCAATGCGATTGCCAATGTGACGGTTGAATTTGATGCGCCAGTAGTGTTTGACCGTTATCAAGACAGCCGTTATACAGGTTCGTTTATCTTCATTGATCGTTTGAATAACGTAACGATTGGTGCGGGTATGGTGGAAGAATCTGTTGAGTGGTCTGCGCATGCAAACCCTGTTTCTGCGGAAGATCGTGCTGCACGTTTAGGTCAAAAACCAGCAGTTGTGACTGTAACAGCAAAAGCTCTTGAGCAAGCACAAATCTTAGAAAGCTTGTTGATTCAACAAGGTGTTGTGGCAATTGCTAAAGCAGGTTTAACCTCGGAACAAGTTGCTTTGTTGCGTGAAACGGGTGTAGTTGTAATTACAGACCTTGCTGATGCAACGGATGTGCGCTTTACTGCTGAACAAGTAGAAGAACTTGCAGAACAAATTGTAAAATTGGTTCGTTTATAA
- the cysD gene encoding sulfate adenylyltransferase subunit CysD, whose product MNEERLTHLKQLEAESIHIIREVAAEFENPVMLYSIGKDSAVMLHLALKAFYPAKLPFPLLHVDTGWKFKEMITFRDNMAKTHGFDLIVHQNKEGKDAGINPFDHGSSKYTDIMKTQGLKQALDKYGFDAAFGGARRDEEKSRAKERVYSFRDSKHRWDPKNQRPELWNLYNGKVNKGESIRVFPLSNWTELDIWQYIYLESIPLVPLYLAAERPVVERSGTLIMVDDERMPLKEGEVPQMKSVRFRTLGCYPLTGAVESTANTLPEIIQEMLLATSSERQGRMIDHDEAGSMEKKKQEGYF is encoded by the coding sequence ATAAATGAGGAAAGACTTACTCATCTTAAACAGCTTGAAGCTGAGAGTATTCACATTATTCGTGAAGTAGCTGCCGAATTTGAAAATCCGGTGATGTTGTATTCTATTGGTAAAGACTCAGCTGTCATGCTGCATCTTGCCTTGAAAGCGTTCTATCCTGCAAAACTTCCATTCCCACTATTGCATGTCGATACAGGCTGGAAATTCAAAGAGATGATCACATTCCGTGACAACATGGCAAAAACCCATGGTTTCGATTTGATCGTACATCAAAATAAAGAAGGTAAAGACGCTGGGATCAATCCATTTGATCATGGCAGTTCAAAATATACCGACATCATGAAAACTCAGGGCTTAAAACAAGCACTGGATAAATATGGTTTTGATGCTGCCTTTGGTGGCGCACGTCGTGATGAAGAAAAATCACGTGCGAAAGAACGTGTGTATTCTTTCCGTGATAGCAAGCATCGTTGGGACCCTAAAAACCAACGTCCTGAGCTTTGGAATCTTTACAACGGTAAAGTGAACAAAGGCGAAAGTATTCGTGTGTTCCCATTGTCAAACTGGACTGAGCTTGATATTTGGCAATACATCTATTTGGAAAGTATTCCACTAGTACCTTTATATTTAGCTGCGGAACGTCCTGTGGTTGAACGTAGCGGTACACTCATCATGGTTGATGATGAGCGCATGCCTTTAAAAGAAGGCGAAGTTCCACAAATGAAATCGGTACGTTTCCGTACTTTAGGCTGTTACCCACTCACGGGCGCGGTTGAATCAACTGCCAATACCTTACCGGAAATTATTCAAGAAATGCTGCTTGCCACAAGCTCTGAACGTCAAGGTCGTATGATTGACCATGATGAAGCAGGCTCGATGGAAAAGAAAAAGCAAGAAGGCTATTTCTAA
- a CDS encoding alpha/beta hydrolase family protein, which translates to MKRTKIALALTLTLSSLFLTACNDDDDNTVADSNKTYLSEGHYSLDTVENSSSIKVMTYNMTNVQGKTATATAMVLFPKAIQPKDGYRVVVWEHGTVGGGDDCAPSKNLLNPRFKILADTLLAAGYVIIAPDYEGLGTAGVHPYLNLSSQANSAIAAVKAAKDHYGKQLNGAWMSIGQSQGGHASLGTAEFANTDSSYKGAVAGAPASSLGTIIQIYLDPQLNLDENNQSKGVNRLDEQLLKVRYAVANNIITAEQGQAAIDQIADGYAELLAYAALTSSGIKAYQPNYDLKNIFTAGAADIAEKAYGRTGDDGACLGYADPNSANGLQELFKVGVLDFLKDPTHLIAQYGIDLNKIKTDPVVQKFLIDNQPATNATAAKVIKTPVFIIQGEKDQAVLPVVTQALHANMQAKATNYFPQNNYADGYKLTIVPNATHTQAIVCKNEDAVDFIQANMSAATGIVLTDAQKDASQNPQCTGNF; encoded by the coding sequence ATGAAGCGCACGAAAATAGCTTTGGCACTTACATTGACACTTTCAAGTCTATTTTTAACAGCTTGTAATGATGATGACGATAACACGGTGGCCGATTCAAATAAAACCTATTTATCTGAAGGGCATTATTCTTTAGATACCGTAGAGAATAGTTCATCGATTAAAGTCATGACCTATAATATGACCAATGTTCAAGGGAAAACCGCAACAGCCACTGCCATGGTTTTGTTTCCAAAAGCCATTCAGCCTAAAGATGGTTATCGTGTAGTAGTCTGGGAACATGGAACTGTTGGTGGTGGAGATGACTGTGCTCCAAGTAAAAATCTACTTAACCCTCGCTTTAAAATTCTTGCAGATACCTTATTGGCCGCGGGTTATGTCATCATTGCACCAGATTATGAGGGGTTGGGTACAGCAGGTGTACATCCTTATTTGAACTTATCCAGTCAGGCTAATTCCGCAATTGCAGCGGTAAAAGCCGCGAAAGATCATTACGGTAAGCAGTTAAATGGCGCTTGGATGTCGATTGGTCAGTCACAAGGTGGACATGCTTCCTTGGGCACTGCTGAATTTGCCAATACAGATAGCAGTTATAAAGGAGCAGTTGCAGGTGCACCAGCGTCAAGCTTAGGAACAATTATTCAAATTTATCTCGATCCGCAGTTGAATCTTGATGAAAATAATCAATCTAAGGGTGTGAATAGATTAGATGAGCAATTACTAAAAGTTCGATATGCAGTTGCAAATAACATCATTACAGCAGAACAAGGACAAGCGGCAATTGATCAAATTGCAGATGGTTATGCTGAATTGTTGGCTTATGCAGCACTGACCAGTTCAGGTATTAAAGCATATCAACCTAATTATGATTTAAAAAATATCTTTACAGCGGGTGCAGCGGATATTGCAGAAAAAGCATATGGCCGTACGGGCGATGATGGCGCATGTTTGGGTTATGCAGACCCAAATAGTGCGAATGGTTTGCAGGAACTATTCAAAGTTGGCGTACTTGATTTCTTGAAAGATCCTACCCATTTAATTGCTCAATATGGCATTGATTTAAATAAAATAAAAACAGATCCAGTGGTTCAAAAGTTCCTGATAGACAATCAACCAGCCACCAATGCAACCGCAGCAAAAGTGATTAAAACACCTGTATTTATTATTCAGGGAGAGAAAGATCAGGCAGTATTGCCTGTAGTTACACAAGCTTTGCATGCAAATATGCAAGCAAAGGCGACAAACTATTTCCCGCAAAATAATTATGCTGATGGATATAAACTGACGATCGTACCGAATGCAACACATACACAAGCAATCGTATGTAAAAATGAGGATGCTGTCGATTTTATTCAAGCAAATATGTCTGCTGCTACAGGTATTGTGTTGACCGACGCACAGAAAGATGCAAGTCAAAACCCACAATGTACGGGCAATTTTTAA
- the ubiA gene encoding 4-hydroxybenzoate octaprenyltransferase, with the protein MATVQHITWRERLEAYYYLCRFDKPIGTELVFWPTMWALWIANKGMPSLGILIPMILGTIFMRAAGCAINDFADRKVDAHVERTKNRPLATGVISAKEAIYVFLILVFASACMLFFLPIETFYCSFGALFLAFIYPFMKRYTHLPQVFLGAAFSWSIPMAYTAVGEPLGLSCWLLYFGNLAWTVAYDTQYAITDREYDLKIGVKSTAILFGRYDIQIIGMLQLLSVILIGTVLFLEQLFIPFGLLALMIVAGDFIYQAVKTKDRDPQICFWAFRHNRWGGLVIFIGIFLELTI; encoded by the coding sequence ATGGCTACGGTGCAACATATTACTTGGCGTGAACGCTTAGAAGCTTATTATTATTTATGTCGTTTTGATAAACCTATTGGTACCGAATTGGTCTTTTGGCCAACCATGTGGGCTTTATGGATTGCAAATAAAGGCATGCCAAGTTTAGGAATTTTAATTCCAATGATTTTGGGCACTATTTTTATGCGTGCTGCAGGTTGTGCTATTAATGACTTCGCCGATCGTAAAGTCGATGCTCATGTAGAGCGAACCAAAAATAGGCCTTTGGCAACAGGGGTGATTAGTGCAAAAGAAGCGATTTATGTCTTTTTAATCTTGGTTTTTGCCAGCGCCTGTATGCTGTTTTTTTTACCGATAGAGACTTTTTATTGTTCTTTCGGTGCGCTATTTCTGGCTTTTATCTATCCTTTTATGAAGCGCTATACCCATTTACCGCAGGTATTTCTGGGGGCTGCATTTTCATGGTCTATTCCGATGGCGTATACCGCAGTGGGAGAACCTTTGGGATTAAGCTGCTGGCTACTATATTTTGGTAATTTGGCTTGGACTGTTGCCTATGATACGCAATATGCCATTACTGATCGTGAATATGATTTAAAGATTGGGGTGAAATCAACCGCGATTTTATTTGGTCGTTATGATATTCAAATTATTGGTATGTTGCAGTTGCTCAGTGTAATTTTAATAGGGACGGTTTTATTTTTAGAACAGTTATTCATTCCATTTGGCCTGCTTGCTTTAATGATCGTTGCCGGTGATTTTATTTATCAAGCTGTCAAAACCAAAGATCGTGATCCTCAGATTTGTTTTTGGGCATTCCGTCACAATCGTTGGGGAGGATTGGTAATTTTTATAGGAATTTTTTTAGAATTAACGATTTAA
- a CDS encoding chorismate--pyruvate lyase family protein encodes MQQQIPTELKTWLYATGSLTQQLTDLAGGKFRVQPMKEHFQRLHFIDAKWMEMPFQHTSWVRESFLYGNDTQPWVKAKSIFPILSLQGRARIFKHIGTKPIGWFLFQRTNPACERRVIWLEDGWTRQSCYTWHGCKFIVQETFLPAFEQYLRKTKL; translated from the coding sequence ATGCAGCAGCAGATTCCAACTGAACTGAAAACATGGTTGTATGCTACAGGTTCATTGACGCAGCAACTCACGGATTTGGCGGGTGGAAAATTTAGGGTACAACCTATGAAAGAGCATTTTCAACGCCTACATTTTATTGATGCAAAATGGATGGAAATGCCATTTCAGCATACGTCATGGGTTAGAGAAAGTTTTTTATACGGCAATGATACGCAGCCTTGGGTTAAAGCGAAAAGTATTTTTCCGATTCTGAGTTTGCAAGGTCGTGCCAGAATTTTTAAACATATTGGCACAAAACCTATTGGCTGGTTTCTGTTCCAGCGTACCAATCCAGCATGTGAACGCCGTGTGATTTGGTTAGAAGATGGTTGGACACGCCAAAGTTGTTATACTTGGCATGGTTGTAAATTTATTGTGCAAGAAACGTTCTTACCTGCATTTGAGCAGTATCTACGCAAAACCAAATTATGA